In the Nothobranchius furzeri strain GRZ-AD chromosome 15, NfurGRZ-RIMD1, whole genome shotgun sequence genome, one interval contains:
- the LOC107390447 gene encoding teashirt homolog 2 codes for MPRRKQQAPKRAAVYMPDEDAVLQDSITEEDGENDTQTEEECSEKTSPKLSEDRDLDNKSTHTYSNQNSPISVLSNQDADLESRLSDSSDRLSDFKTSSPPESQRDEESRGSKHKDETGSSLEKMRAAYANFLSDSYWTGIGMDLKNANKANCDSTNGSSKSEFDWHQDALSKTLQQTLSPKPASKPNLFSSVHLYRQTAKPCGSVFTGASRFRCKDCSAAYDTLVELTVHMNKSGHYQDNNHKQSNSSASSSKSRKRNLHDVEGKEDAQKVLKCMFCGHSFDSLQDLSVHMIKTKHYQKVPLKEPIPVITPKLLPPAKKRAFEATRPCSPDSTTGVSGYTEAQRTASLSNANNNRYGYQNGASYTWQFETCKSQILKCMECGSSHDTLQQLTTHMMVTGHFIKVTNSASKKGKQLTLDPLAVEKIQSIAEPAASDSEGEKMSTKNLSPASGEKDDQGEGTSDKTEENETKDDKQENEDQKVNNGSFKYPYLREEDLEQEASGGGDILKSLANTVASAINKAQTGTPSWSAYPSIHAAYQLSGIIKNAPLSASPPAQLKQTFNHKLRPIAPKGKLYHGAAGVEAPQGPHQNMDRKKEKVGISDGKESQNIKFDQLENDDSDCQDDSSSSSKLDVDCGNEEGDAMKGKLSPDFSDRGKTPSPAASNGRSTTSEPLSDTLDILGVNPLSALQSVLNNHLGKANKPNNARVDKISAHAQSIFADFTRSSEKSALMLRSPVRNRPDNPFLLVNDDQPIDLTKSKHSKASSLLLQPSAPMPQKYALSDIADMVKVLPKATTPKPAIPSRLAPMKLESDVRRFEDVSAEVYSVHKRKGRQSNWNPRHLLILQAQFASSLFQTSEGKYLLSDLGPQERMHISKFTGLSMTTISHWLANVKYQLRKTGGTKFLKNMDTGHPVFYCNDCASQFRSPTTFISHLESHLGFQIKDMCKMQVEHQTKFEEPEMLKALSVRVPEALTTEEDMDSKFKCKLCCRTFASNHAVKLHLSKTHSKSPDNHSQYVEMDKE; via the coding sequence TGTACATGCCTGATGAAGACGCTGTTCTTCAAGATTCCATCACTGAAGAAGACGGTGAGAATGACACTCAGACGGAGGAAGAGTGCTCAGAGAAGACCAGCCCCAAGCTGTCCGAGGACAGAGACCTGGACAACAAGAGCACCCACACCTACAGCAACCAGAATTCCCCAATTAGTGTCCTTTCAAATCAAGATGCAGACCTGGAATCGCGCCTTAGCGACAGCAGTGACAGACTGTCAGACTTCAAAACCTCCTCACCGCCCGAGAGTCAGAGGGATGAAGAAAGTCGAGGCTCAAAACACAAAGATGAGACAGGTAGTAGCTTGGAAAAAATGAGGGCGGCCTATGCAAACTTCCTGTCTGATTCCTACTGGACGGGGATTGGGATGGACTTAAAAAATGCCAACAAAGCTAACTGTGACAGCACAAATGGAAGCAGCAAGAGCGAGTTTGACTGGCACCAGGATGCACTCTCAAAGACCTTACAGCAGACGCTCTCCCCCAAACCTGCATCCAAACCTAACCTTTTCAGCTCTGTCCACCTATACAGGCAGACCGCCAAGCCCTGTGGCTCCGTGTTCACCGGAGCAAGCCGTTTCCGATGTAAGGATTGTAGCGCTGCATATGACACCCTAGTAGAGCTGACTGTCCATATGAACAAGTCTGGTCACTACCAAGACAACAACCACAAACAGAGTAACTCCTCTGCTTCGTCTTCTAAATCTAGGAAACGGAATTTGCATGATGTGGAGGGGAAAGAGGATGCACAGAAGGTTTTGAAGTGCATGTTCTGTGGCCATTCATTTGACTCACTGCAGGATTTGAGCGTCCATATGATTAAAACCAAGCATTACCAAAAAGTGCCTTTAAAGGAGCCGATACCAGTCATCACACCTAAGCTGCTCCCACCAGCTAAGAAAAGAGCCTTTGAAGCAACAAGACCTTGCTCCCCAGACTCCACCACCGGTGTATCCGGATACACTGAGGCTCAACGGACCGCCAGCCTTTCAAACGCTAACAACAATCGCTACGGATACCAGAATGGTGCAAGTTACACTTGGCAGTTTGAGACATGCAAGTCTCAGATTCTCAAATGCATGGAGTGTGGAAGCTCCCATGACACCCTTCAGCAGCTCACTACACACATGATGGTCACCGGACACTTCATCAAAGTCACAAACTCGGCTTCTAAAAAAGGCAAACAGCTCACGCTCGATCCCCTGGCCGTAGAGAAGATACAGAgcatagctgagcctgctgccagTGATAGTGAAGGAGAAAAGATGTCTACGAAAAATCTCTCCCCTGCGAGTGGTGAGAAGGATGACCAGGGGGAAGGAACTTCTGACAAAACAGAGGAGAATGAAACAAAAGATGACAAGCAAGAGAATGAAGATCAAAAAGTGAACAATGGCTCTTTTAAATACCCTTACCTCCGTGAGGAGGACCTTGAACAAGAGGCGAGTGGAGGAGGGGACATCCTTAAATCCTTGGCCAATACAGTGGCCTCTGCCATCAACAAAGCCCAAACAGGGACACCAAGCTGGAGCGCCTACCCGAGCATCCACGCTGCCTACCAGCTCTCTGGTATCATCAAAAACGCCCCTCTCTCTGcttctcctcctgctcagctAAAGCAGACATTTAACCACAAGCTGAGGCCAATTGCCCCAAAGGGGAAGTTATACCACGGTGCCGCGGGAGTCGAGGCTCCTCAGGGACCGCATCAAAACatggacagaaagaaagaaaaggttgGCATTAGCGATGGTAAAGAAAGTCAGAATATAAAGTTTGATCAGTTGGAGAATGATGACAGCGATTGTCAGGATGAttcctcttcttcttcaaagCTTGATGTAGACTGTGGGAATGAGGAGGGCGACGCGATGAAAGGGAAGCTGAGCCCAGATTTCTCTGACAGAGGCAAGACGCCGAGCCCTGCTGCCAGCAATGGACGCAGCACTACATCAGAGCCTCTCAGTGACACTCTGGATATACTTGGCGTTAACCCTCTTAGTGCATTACAGTCAGTTCTCAACAATCATCTGGGTAAAGCAAACAAGCCCAATAATGCAAGAGTAGATAAAATATCTGCACACGCACAGTCTATCTTTGCTGATTTTACTCGGAGCAGTGAGAAATCAGCTTTAATGCTCAGAAGTCCTGTAAGAAATAGGCCTGATAACCCATTTCTACTAGTGAACGACGACCAGCCAATAGACCTGACAAAATCTAAGCACAGCAAGGCCAGCTCTTTGCTGCTGCAGCCCTCTGCACCAATGCCACAGAAATATGCTCTGTCAGACATTGCAGATATGGTCAAAGTTCTGCCTAAGGCCACCACACCAAAGCCTGCCATACCGTCAAGGCTTGCCCCCATGAAACTGGAATCAGACGTCCGACGCTTCGAAGACGTGTCTGCTGAGGTCTACTCGGTCCACAAGCGCAAAGGCAGACAGTCCAACTGGAATCCTCGCCATCTTCTCATCTTGCAGGCTCAGTTTGCCTCCAGCCTCTTCCAGACATCAGAGGGAAAGTACCTGCTGTCCGACCTCGGCCCCCAGGAGAGGATGCACATCTCCAAGTTCACCGGATTGTCCATGACCACCATAAGCCACTGGTTAGCAAATGTAAAATACCAGCTTCGGAAAACGGGAGGGACCAAATTTCTGAAGAACATGGACACGGGCCACCCAGTCTTCTATTGTAATGACTGTGCTTCCCAGTTTAGGTCACCAACCACATTCATTTCCCACCTGGAATCCCACCTTGGATTCCAAATCAAAGACATGTGCAAAATGCAGGTAGAGCACCAGACCAAGTTCGAGGAGCCCGAAATGTTGAAGGCTCTGAGTGTCCGAGTCCCTGAGGCTCTGACCACGGAGGAGGACATGGACTCTAAGTTCAAATGTAAGCTCTGCTGTCGGACATTTGCCAGTAATCATGCAGTCAAACTCCACCTGAGTAAAACTCACAGCAAATCCCCAGATAACCATTCACAGTATGTGGAAATGGACAAGGAGTAG